From Peptococcaceae bacterium, one genomic window encodes:
- the glgB gene encoding 1,4-alpha-glucan branching protein GlgB, with amino-acid sequence MMGHKKLTSYDIHLFHEGKLFRAYEKFGAHVTNENGVDGARFTVWAPQARQVGVAGDFNGWRGLKCPLEKISPSGIWSAFIPGIREGELYKYEIDTGRGQAFMKADPYAFYSEVRPKSASIVYNLDGYHWGDDCWLQKKTPPYLGPLNIYEVHAGSWKRKENGEFLGYRELAHELAAYAREMGYTHLELLPLMEHPFDGSWGYQVTGYYSVTSRYGPPHDFMYFVDYCHRQGIGVILDWVPSHFCRDEHGLAKFDGTSLYEKGESAEWGTFHFDFSKPEVVSFLVSNALFWFEVYHVDGLRLDAVASMLYLDYGRKEGKWRPNKYGGKENLEAIDFLKRLNEAVFYYFPHALMIAEESTAWPLVSSPTYAGGLGFNYKWNMGWMNDILEYMGKDPLQRKWHHQKLTFSLLYAFSENFILPFSHDEVVHGKKSLIEKMPGDYWQKFANLRLLIGFMMTHPGKKLLFMGGEFAQFLEWRFYEELDWKILDFPMHRSFQRYVRELNRFYLEEKTLWENDSEWRGFSWIEADNWRQSVIVFMRKDAAGEDFVVVVGNFTQAAYEKYRIGVPFSGWYGEVFNSDLEIYGGSGRKNPASIRARKVPWQNQPFSVEVDIPPLAVVFLKKQQQIKEKDR; translated from the coding sequence ATGATGGGTCATAAAAAGCTGACTTCTTATGACATTCACCTTTTTCATGAAGGCAAGTTGTTCAGGGCTTATGAAAAATTCGGGGCGCACGTTACAAATGAGAACGGGGTAGACGGCGCGAGGTTCACGGTGTGGGCTCCCCAGGCCAGGCAGGTGGGCGTGGCCGGAGATTTTAACGGGTGGCGGGGCTTGAAGTGTCCCCTGGAAAAAATCAGCCCTTCGGGCATCTGGTCTGCATTTATTCCGGGGATCAGGGAAGGTGAGCTTTACAAGTACGAAATAGACACTGGCCGCGGGCAGGCTTTTATGAAAGCTGACCCGTATGCCTTTTATTCCGAGGTGCGGCCCAAAAGCGCGTCCATTGTCTATAACCTGGACGGTTATCACTGGGGGGATGATTGCTGGCTGCAGAAAAAAACGCCTCCCTACCTAGGACCGCTCAATATTTATGAAGTGCACGCCGGCTCATGGAAACGCAAAGAAAACGGGGAATTTCTCGGTTACCGCGAACTTGCGCACGAGCTTGCCGCCTATGCGCGTGAAATGGGCTACACTCACCTTGAACTGCTGCCCTTGATGGAGCATCCCTTTGACGGTTCCTGGGGCTACCAGGTGACGGGATATTATTCGGTTACCAGCCGTTACGGCCCACCGCACGATTTTATGTATTTCGTTGATTACTGCCACCGGCAGGGGATCGGCGTGATCCTCGACTGGGTTCCTTCCCATTTCTGCCGTGACGAGCACGGCCTGGCAAAGTTTGACGGCACTTCTCTTTATGAAAAGGGGGAAAGCGCTGAGTGGGGCACATTCCACTTTGACTTTTCCAAACCGGAAGTGGTAAGTTTTCTCGTTTCCAACGCTCTTTTCTGGTTCGAGGTCTATCACGTGGACGGGCTGCGCCTAGATGCCGTGGCCAGCATGCTCTATCTTGACTACGGCAGGAAAGAAGGAAAATGGCGGCCCAACAAATATGGCGGCAAAGAAAACCTGGAAGCAATCGACTTTTTAAAAAGATTGAATGAAGCGGTTTTTTATTACTTTCCTCATGCGCTTATGATTGCTGAAGAATCGACGGCCTGGCCCCTGGTGAGCAGTCCCACCTACGCGGGCGGGCTGGGCTTCAATTATAAATGGAATATGGGCTGGATGAACGACATTCTGGAGTATATGGGCAAGGACCCACTCCAGCGGAAATGGCACCACCAGAAGCTGACCTTTTCTCTCCTGTATGCCTTCAGCGAGAACTTTATCCTGCCGTTTTCGCACGACGAGGTGGTGCACGGGAAAAAGTCGCTCATAGAGAAGATGCCGGGAGACTACTGGCAAAAGTTCGCCAACTTGCGGCTGCTTATCGGTTTTATGATGACGCATCCGGGCAAAAAGCTGCTCTTTATGGGCGGAGAGTTCGCCCAGTTTTTGGAATGGCGGTTTTACGAGGAACTGGACTGGAAAATTCTCGATTTCCCAATGCACAGGAGCTTTCAGAGGTATGTAAGGGAATTGAACCGTTTTTACCTGGAAGAAAAAACGCTGTGGGAAAACGACAGCGAGTGGCGGGGTTTCAGCTGGATTGAGGCTGACAACTGGCGCCAGAGCGTGATCGTTTTTATGAGAAAGGATGCGGCTGGAGAGGATTTTGTGGTCGTGGTCGGCAACTTTACACAGGCCGCGTATGAAAAATACAGGATTGGTGTCCCCTTCTCAGGCTGGTATGGGGAAGTATTCAACAGCGACCTGGAAATATACGGGGGTTCGGGCCGGAAAAACCCTGCCTCGATCCGGGCGAGAAAGGTCCCCTGGCAGAACCAGCCCTTTTCGGTGGAAGTGGATATCCCACCTTTGGCCGTAGTTTTTTTGAAGAAACAGCAGCAAATCAAAGAAAAAGACAGGTGA
- a CDS encoding PhzF family phenazine biosynthesis protein — MRIFQVDAFTGRPFAGNPAGVCIMEKPQTDRWMSDVAREMNLSETAFLLRIDDGYNLRWFTPEVEVDLCGHATLASAHVLWEKGYLRMKETAKFQTKSGLLTADYREGWIWMNFPATPDERVDAPAELLAALDVEPVYTGKSIYDYIIEVESEETVRRIKPDFSIVSKLPARGVIVTAKAKDKEYDFVSRFFAPAAGVPEDPVTGSAHCCLGPYWMKKLGKDSFTAFQASKRGGILKVCVKGDRVLIAGQAVTVIEGELLPSE, encoded by the coding sequence ATGAGAATTTTCCAGGTGGACGCTTTTACCGGCAGACCGTTTGCGGGAAACCCGGCAGGGGTTTGCATTATGGAGAAACCCCAAACTGACAGGTGGATGAGTGATGTGGCCAGGGAAATGAATTTATCTGAGACGGCGTTTCTTTTGAGAATTGACGACGGGTATAATTTGCGCTGGTTTACTCCGGAAGTTGAAGTTGACCTCTGCGGCCATGCCACCCTGGCCAGCGCCCATGTGTTGTGGGAAAAGGGATATTTGAGAATGAAAGAAACAGCAAAGTTTCAGACCAAAAGCGGGCTTCTTACCGCTGATTACAGGGAAGGATGGATATGGATGAATTTTCCGGCCACGCCGGATGAAAGAGTTGATGCGCCGGCGGAACTGCTGGCGGCTTTGGATGTCGAACCGGTCTATACAGGCAAGAGTATTTATGATTATATAATCGAGGTGGAATCCGAAGAGACAGTAAGGCGGATAAAACCTGATTTTTCAATTGTTTCAAAGCTGCCGGCGCGCGGGGTTATAGTTACAGCAAAGGCTAAAGATAAAGAATATGATTTTGTGTCCCGGTTTTTTGCGCCGGCGGCCGGGGTGCCGGAAGACCCTGTAACGGGATCGGCTCACTGCTGCCTCGGCCCGTACTGGATGAAAAAGCTTGGAAAAGACAGTTTCACCGCTTTCCAGGCCTCAAAGCGGGGCGGGATTCTGAAGGTCTGCGTAAAAGGCGACAGGGTGTTGATAGCCGGGCAGGCAGTTACCGTAATAGAAGGAGAGCTTTTGCCTTCAGAATGA
- a CDS encoding HD domain-containing protein, translating to MSDSRIDQQVRFVIEIDRLKTIFRQSYLADGSRKENDAEHSWHLAVMALILAEHFPEEIDLLKVLKMTLMHDLVEIEAGDTYCYDGEANCGRFERERQAADRLYRLLPKDQAEEFYKLWVEFEECKTPEARFSAALDRLQPLLLNFQSKGKSWLENNISCDQVLVRNEVIKENSDVLWNIAVRIIDEAAAAGYLAHAKGGRRI from the coding sequence TTGAGTGACAGCAGAATTGACCAGCAGGTAAGGTTTGTTATCGAGATTGACAGGTTGAAAACAATATTCAGGCAAAGTTATTTAGCCGACGGCTCGCGAAAGGAAAATGATGCCGAACACTCCTGGCACCTTGCTGTAATGGCCTTGATTCTTGCCGAGCATTTTCCGGAAGAGATTGATTTGCTTAAAGTGCTCAAGATGACCCTGATGCACGACCTTGTCGAGATTGAGGCAGGCGATACCTATTGTTACGATGGGGAGGCAAACTGCGGCAGGTTTGAACGTGAACGTCAGGCCGCCGACAGGTTGTACCGATTGCTTCCTAAGGATCAGGCAGAAGAATTTTATAAACTCTGGGTAGAGTTTGAGGAATGTAAAACCCCGGAAGCCAGGTTTTCAGCCGCTCTTGACCGGCTGCAGCCTCTGTTGTTGAATTTTCAATCGAAAGGGAAATCATGGCTTGAGAACAATATTTCTTGCGATCAGGTCTTGGTAAGGAATGAAGTAATCAAGGAGAATTCGGATGTATTATGGAACATTGCCGTAAGAATTATTGACGAAGCAGCTGCAGCGGGGTATTTGGCACATGCAAAAGGAGGAAGAAGAATATGA
- a CDS encoding isochorismatase family protein: MKKFTLTREEAVLMVIDVQERLAAAMKDRERVVGRNCVLISAASQLGIPVIATEQYPRGLGATVPEINDQLKEGCKFEKMTFSGCTDQVLSCLEGMGRRKVILTGMETHVCVFQTARDLLNHGYAVFVAADAVCSRTEENYSSGLDLMREMGAVVSNTETILFDLLKEAGTSEFKFVSGLVK, from the coding sequence ATGAAGAAGTTTACTTTAACCAGGGAAGAAGCGGTGCTGATGGTGATTGATGTCCAGGAACGTTTGGCCGCGGCAATGAAAGACAGGGAAAGGGTTGTCGGAAGAAACTGTGTCTTGATTTCTGCTGCCTCGCAACTGGGTATCCCGGTAATAGCGACAGAACAATACCCCAGAGGTTTGGGAGCGACGGTTCCGGAGATAAACGACCAACTGAAAGAGGGATGCAAGTTTGAAAAAATGACTTTCTCAGGGTGTACGGACCAGGTGCTTTCTTGTCTGGAGGGAATGGGAAGGCGGAAGGTGATTTTGACCGGTATGGAAACACACGTCTGTGTTTTTCAGACGGCCAGGGATCTGCTTAACCATGGGTATGCCGTTTTTGTGGCGGCAGATGCGGTGTGCTCCCGCACAGAAGAAAATTATTCCAGCGGTCTTGATTTGATGCGTGAAATGGGAGCGGTGGTTTCCAACACGGAAACCATTTTGTTCGATTTGCTTAAAGAAGCTGGCACATCAGAGTTTAAGTTCGTATCCGGACTGGTCAAATAA